In a single window of the Eshraghiella crossota genome:
- a CDS encoding TIGR02530 family flagellar biosynthesis protein — protein MEINNQGFVSIEQVTSRYFKGTAPEKEQSGNISFGDLLKEKVNEAGSRELKFSKHASRRLMDRNINLSKEQIDRLQKGAQLSNRKGIKESLVLMDEYAFIVNTGSNTVVTAMEKDADGENIYTNIDGAVLV, from the coding sequence ATGGAAATTAACAATCAGGGATTTGTTTCCATTGAACAGGTTACTTCCAGATATTTTAAAGGAACAGCTCCTGAAAAAGAGCAGTCAGGTAACATAAGTTTTGGCGATTTACTGAAAGAAAAGGTAAATGAAGCCGGCAGTCGGGAACTTAAATTTTCCAAACATGCCAGCAGAAGGCTTATGGACAGGAATATCAATCTCTCTAAGGAACAGATTGACAGATTACAAAAAGGAGCACAGCTTAGTAACCGCAAGGGAATTAAAGAATCCTTAGTTCTCATGGATGAGTATGCTTTTATTGTGAATACCGGAAGCAATACCGTTGTAACGGCAATGGAAAAAGATGCTGATGGTGAAAATATTTATACAAACATTGACGGAGCAGTATTGGTATAA
- a CDS encoding flagellar hook-basal body complex protein FliE → MSDISSLFNITSDSIKNIVNSGTSGIGKSGDSSAFDGIYNAAVNMITETNDYIHDAQQAEVDFATGKLTSTHELAVIEQKANLSLQYTVAVKNQLLSAYKEIMNIQI, encoded by the coding sequence ATGAGTGATATATCATCATTGTTTAATATAACATCGGACAGCATTAAGAATATTGTTAATTCAGGAACTTCGGGAATTGGCAAGAGCGGTGATTCATCAGCTTTTGATGGAATTTACAATGCGGCTGTTAATATGATTACAGAGACTAATGACTACATACATGATGCACAGCAGGCAGAAGTCGATTTTGCTACAGGCAAACTTACAAGCACTCATGAGCTTGCGGTAATTGAACAGAAGGCTAATCTTTCTTTACAATATACTGTTGCCGTAAAGAACCAGTTGCTTAGTGCATATAAGGAAATAATGAATATACAGATATAA
- the fliJ gene encoding flagellar export protein FliJ, with translation MAKFVYRLQNILNIKNKIENQAKSAYAEAMGRLRKVQSELEILIARKKSLEDDYRRLATGILSPISLKEAKNAMDYNKEEIKDKLLELRVAEKNLDVAKTKLNEAVKDRKIHEKLREHSFEEFLAELSAQEKKEIDEIVSYRFTADSEKDIKEN, from the coding sequence ATGGCAAAATTTGTATACAGATTACAGAACATCCTCAATATCAAAAATAAAATTGAAAATCAGGCAAAATCCGCTTATGCGGAGGCTATGGGCAGACTTAGGAAAGTCCAGAGCGAACTTGAGATACTGATTGCCAGAAAAAAAAGCCTTGAAGATGATTATAGGAGACTTGCAACAGGAATTTTGTCCCCGATAAGTCTTAAAGAAGCCAAAAATGCCATGGATTACAATAAAGAAGAGATAAAAGATAAGCTCCTGGAACTCAGGGTAGCCGAAAAGAACCTTGATGTTGCAAAAACAAAACTTAACGAGGCGGTCAAGGACAGAAAGATCCATGAAAAGTTAAGGGAACATTCTTTTGAAGAATTTCTTGCTGAATTGTCCGCACAGGAGAAAAAAGAAATAGATGAGATAGTAAGCTACAGATTCACTGCTGACAGTGAAAAAGATATAAAGGAGAATTAA
- the flgB gene encoding flagellar basal body rod protein FlgB encodes MFNSGAYSYVDLLTSAADYSWRRSEVLNNNMSNVDTPGYKRQELSFESVLSDAVERAGSSSRNLTQTVRNIDFNCVRPTIYTDDANLSYRLDGNNVDIDTEQVELASNQLYYNGVIDGINQNFSRIRTALTTT; translated from the coding sequence ATGTTTAATTCAGGTGCATATTCATATGTAGATCTGCTTACCTCTGCCGCTGACTATTCATGGAGACGCAGTGAGGTGCTTAATAATAATATGTCTAATGTAGATACTCCCGGTTATAAGAGACAGGAACTCAGCTTTGAATCGGTATTGTCTGATGCAGTGGAGAGGGCAGGCTCGTCTTCACGCAATCTTACACAGACAGTCAGAAATATAGATTTTAATTGTGTACGTCCTACCATCTATACTGATGATGCCAATCTTTCTTACAGACTTGACGGCAATAATGTTGATATAGATACTGAACAGGTAGAACTTGCTTCTAACCAGTTATATTATAACGGGGTTATTGATGGAATTAACCAGAATTTCAGCAGAATAAGAACTGCTCTCACAACAACATAG
- a CDS encoding FliH/SctL family protein, with the protein MSNLLKYNHVVVKNEDKHVIDSNELLKNILSANKNTTSGNSFAEKSIPDPDGFVRGIDAARVEKLISDEEEQQDDNNAGILEDARKQAEDILEDAKKQAEDILKDAKENGYKEGYEKGTIESKQKSDDLQTKLEADYKSMSEKLQNEYDEKYQVMESELVDTLMEVFSKVTLTIAEDKKDLVLLLIQRTLKDADANKDFLIRVSDVDYGFVMNSIDKLYDCVSLDSKIEVVRDNTLKKNQCIIETDAGAFDCSLDIQLEGLISEIKLLSCLNKQ; encoded by the coding sequence TTGTCTAATCTGTTGAAATACAATCATGTGGTTGTTAAAAATGAAGATAAACATGTAATAGATTCAAATGAACTTCTGAAGAACATACTTTCAGCTAATAAAAATACAACATCAGGCAACAGTTTTGCTGAAAAGTCGATACCTGATCCGGACGGATTTGTTCGCGGAATAGATGCGGCAAGAGTCGAAAAGCTCATAAGTGACGAAGAAGAGCAGCAGGATGATAATAATGCCGGTATTCTTGAAGATGCCAGGAAACAGGCAGAAGATATCCTTGAGGATGCTAAGAAACAGGCAGAAGATATTCTTAAAGATGCCAAGGAAAACGGTTACAAAGAGGGCTATGAAAAGGGTACCATCGAATCAAAACAGAAATCAGATGACCTTCAGACAAAACTTGAGGCAGATTATAAGTCAATGAGTGAGAAACTTCAGAACGAATATGATGAGAAATATCAGGTTATGGAATCGGAACTTGTTGACACGTTAATGGAAGTTTTCTCAAAGGTCACATTGACAATTGCTGAAGATAAAAAGGATTTGGTCCTTTTATTGATACAAAGAACATTAAAAGACGCTGATGCCAATAAGGATTTCCTGATAAGGGTATCCGATGTGGATTACGGTTTTGTTATGAACAGCATAGATAAACTTTATGACTGCGTATCCCTTGATTCCAAAATTGAAGTGGTAAGGGATAATACCCTTAAGAAGAACCAGTGTATTATAGAAACAGACGCAGGTGCATTTGACTGCAGCCTGGATATACAGCTTGAGGGACTTATAAGCGAAATTAAGCTTCTTAGCTGCCTTAATAAACAATAA
- a CDS encoding flagellar hook capping FlgD N-terminal domain-containing protein, which produces MAIVAQVIDGKVVANYTDGKANKKTGSDSLNKDAFLQILAAEMQYQDPLEPSSNTEWVSQMSSFSQIESLQTVSDSISEQGASNLVGKRVILEDTDSAGNKKYITGKVQCTEKINGKIYLSINDNLYDYEKLYSVVDEDYYNEVINKKQ; this is translated from the coding sequence ATGGCTATAGTTGCACAGGTAATAGACGGCAAAGTTGTTGCCAACTATACAGATGGTAAAGCTAACAAAAAGACAGGCTCGGATTCACTTAACAAAGACGCTTTTTTACAGATTCTTGCGGCAGAAATGCAGTATCAGGATCCACTTGAGCCATCTTCTAACACTGAATGGGTATCACAGATGTCTTCATTTTCACAGATTGAATCACTTCAGACTGTAAGTGACAGTATTTCTGAACAGGGTGCATCTAATCTTGTCGGAAAAAGAGTAATTCTTGAAGATACCGACAGCGCAGGTAACAAAAAGTACATAACAGGTAAAGTACAGTGTACCGAAAAGATTAACGGTAAGATTTACTTATCGATTAATGATAATCTTTACGATTATGAAAAACTCTATTCCGTAGTTGATGAAGATTATTACAACGAAGTAATTAATAAAAAACAGTAA
- the fliG gene encoding flagellar motor switch protein FliG produces MAKQKNELDGLQKSAILLIALGPEKSAKIFKHLKEDEIEQLTLEIANTSSVSPQTKEDVLSEFYEVCLAQQYIAEGGINYAKELLEAALGEDKAKDVISKLTASLQVRPFEFIRKTDPGQLLNFIQDEHPQTIALILSYLPSNQASQVISALPPDKQADVAKRIATMDRTSPDVIKEVEDVLERKLASLVNQDYTIIGGVDAIVAILNAVDRGTERHILETLEIEDPELADEIRRKMFVFEDILSLDDRAIQRVLRDVDNNDLAVALKNANEEVQNVIFNNLSKRLGAMIKEDMDFMGPVRLKDVEEAQQKIVNIVRKLEDTGEIVISRGGGDEIIV; encoded by the coding sequence ATGGCAAAACAGAAAAATGAGCTTGACGGACTTCAAAAGAGTGCGATTTTACTTATTGCACTGGGACCTGAAAAGTCAGCCAAGATTTTTAAACACCTAAAAGAAGATGAAATAGAACAGCTTACGCTTGAAATAGCCAACACAAGCAGTGTATCACCACAGACCAAGGAAGATGTATTGTCTGAATTTTATGAAGTTTGTCTTGCACAGCAGTATATCGCAGAGGGCGGAATCAACTACGCTAAGGAACTTCTGGAAGCTGCACTGGGCGAAGATAAGGCAAAAGACGTTATCAGCAAACTTACTGCAAGCCTGCAGGTAAGACCTTTTGAATTTATCAGAAAGACGGATCCGGGACAGCTGCTTAATTTTATTCAGGATGAGCATCCTCAGACCATTGCACTTATTTTATCCTACCTGCCTTCTAATCAGGCATCACAGGTAATTTCGGCACTGCCGCCTGACAAACAGGCAGACGTTGCAAAACGTATTGCTACAATGGACAGAACTTCACCTGATGTTATCAAAGAAGTTGAGGATGTACTTGAACGTAAACTTGCTTCTCTTGTTAATCAGGATTATACAATTATCGGTGGTGTTGATGCTATCGTTGCAATCCTCAATGCAGTTGACAGAGGAACAGAGAGACATATTCTTGAGACTCTTGAAATTGAAGATCCTGAACTTGCGGATGAAATCAGACGTAAGATGTTCGTATTTGAAGACATCCTTTCTCTTGATGACAGGGCCATCCAGAGAGTTCTCCGTGATGTTGATAATAATGACCTCGCGGTTGCTCTTAAGAATGCCAACGAAGAAGTGCAGAATGTTATCTTTAATAACCTTTCAAAACGTCTTGGTGCAATGATTAAAGAAGATATGGATTTCATGGGACCTGTACGACTTAAGGATGTTGAGGAAGCACAGCAGAAGATTGTCAACATTGTCAGAAAACTTGAAGATACAGGTGAAATTGTTATTTCCCGTGGCGGAGGTGACGAGATAATTGTCTAA
- a CDS encoding flagellar hook-length control protein FliK, with translation MTTGNVSSAAFIINNMQTGNISSRKTDTGSQFKDVINSLNDTGNTLTGAGQTRVNSDMLKDSIKNSSSTVKNDNSNVDSLVEDIKNVVKDILDISDEDFEKIMAESGFAVVDLLNPQNVVSLIAQFKNTDTVSIAVNEELSQMLTDINTGINEVVNMFMKDNAVSFDEVINLIENYAKPVTDDNQKVLQSTGQNVPDVNRQDETDESGKVIDVIVNDERPENTGDFVKNDITSEDDHKEKNDNAGNKTNAETVLDSLMSAVSDTTVTAADGMDGINSVYVVRQIVDAVRVNLTEEVRTIEVALTPEHLGKVNITVASKNGILTASMVVQNEMVKNAIENQLTMLKTQFESQGIKVEHVEVTVASHEFDSDMQDGADDRNNTKSGARRKFRGIDELTDDKSDIIDEQNGFTESSINIKA, from the coding sequence ATGACCACAGGGAATGTAAGCAGTGCTGCATTTATTATCAATAATATGCAGACAGGCAACATAAGTTCCCGTAAGACAGATACCGGCAGTCAGTTTAAAGATGTAATTAACAGCCTGAATGATACAGGTAATACTTTGACAGGTGCAGGACAGACAAGGGTCAACAGCGATATGCTTAAGGATTCCATTAAAAACAGCAGTTCCACTGTAAAGAATGACAATTCCAATGTCGACAGTCTTGTTGAGGACATTAAAAATGTAGTAAAAGATATTCTTGACATATCGGATGAAGACTTTGAAAAGATAATGGCAGAATCAGGATTTGCAGTTGTAGATTTACTTAATCCACAGAATGTTGTGAGCCTTATTGCACAGTTTAAGAATACGGATACCGTATCCATAGCGGTCAATGAAGAATTGTCACAGATGCTTACAGACATTAATACCGGAATTAACGAAGTTGTCAATATGTTTATGAAAGACAACGCGGTTTCTTTTGATGAAGTTATAAATCTTATCGAAAATTATGCAAAACCTGTTACTGATGACAATCAGAAAGTTTTACAGAGCACGGGACAGAATGTACCTGATGTAAACAGACAGGATGAGACAGACGAAAGCGGTAAAGTCATAGATGTTATTGTCAATGATGAAAGACCGGAGAATACCGGTGATTTTGTCAAAAACGATATAACATCGGAAGATGACCATAAGGAAAAGAACGATAACGCAGGTAATAAGACCAATGCAGAAACAGTTCTTGACAGCCTTATGTCGGCAGTGTCCGATACAACCGTAACGGCAGCAGACGGGATGGACGGTATTAACAGTGTATATGTTGTCAGACAGATTGTGGACGCTGTAAGAGTTAATCTTACAGAGGAAGTAAGAACAATTGAAGTAGCACTTACACCTGAACATTTAGGTAAAGTCAACATAACGGTGGCATCCAAGAACGGAATTCTGACAGCTTCAATGGTTGTCCAGAATGAAATGGTCAAGAATGCAATCGAAAACCAGCTTACGATGCTTAAGACCCAGTTTGAAAGTCAGGGAATTAAGGTTGAGCATGTTGAAGTAACCGTTGCAAGTCATGAATTTGATTCTGATATGCAGGATGGGGCTGATGACAGGAATAACACTAAGTCGGGAGCCAGAAGAAAATTCAGAGGAATCGATGAACTGACAGATGATAAATCAGATATTATTGATGAACAGAACGGATTTACGGAAAGCAGTATTAACATTAAGGCATAA
- the fliI gene encoding flagellar protein export ATPase FliI yields MIDKAKYYNLISKTYYKKMGRVSKVIGLTVESIGPDAKLNDVCKILLRDKPGQHINAEVVGFKDNRIVLMPFENVDGIGPGCIVENTNEALNVNVGEGLLGKTVDGLGVPTDGSELQSFERYPVEQTAPDPMDRVIINEILPLGVKAVDGLLTIGKGQRIGIFAGSGVGKSTLLGMFARNTKADINVIALIGERGREVREFIERDLGEEGMKRSVVVVATSDKPALIRNKAAKTATAIAEYFRDQGKDVLLMMDSLTRFSMAQREIGLASGEPPVTRGYPPSMYSEMPKLLERAGNSDKGSITGLYTVLVDGDDFNEPITDTARSILDGHIMLSRKLAHKNHYPAIDVLQSISRCMSQIVDKHQKELAGRLKNVMATYTEAEDLINIGAYKSGSNKNIDYAISKIDKVNEFLMQATDEKITFEDEIRRLEEVFA; encoded by the coding sequence ATGATTGATAAAGCAAAATACTACAATCTTATTAGTAAAACATACTATAAAAAAATGGGACGCGTGTCCAAGGTAATAGGACTTACAGTAGAATCGATAGGACCGGATGCCAAATTAAATGATGTCTGCAAGATACTCCTTCGTGACAAACCGGGACAGCATATTAATGCTGAGGTTGTAGGTTTTAAAGACAACAGAATTGTACTTATGCCTTTTGAAAATGTGGATGGCATAGGACCGGGCTGCATTGTTGAAAATACCAACGAGGCGCTTAATGTCAATGTGGGAGAAGGGCTTCTTGGCAAGACGGTAGATGGCCTTGGAGTACCTACGGACGGAAGTGAGCTGCAGTCTTTTGAAAGATATCCTGTGGAACAGACAGCGCCGGACCCTATGGACAGGGTTATAATCAATGAGATTCTCCCACTCGGAGTAAAAGCCGTTGATGGTCTTTTAACAATAGGAAAAGGTCAGAGAATAGGTATTTTTGCAGGTTCAGGTGTAGGTAAAAGTACACTCTTGGGTATGTTTGCAAGAAATACCAAAGCTGACATTAACGTAATTGCTCTTATTGGAGAACGAGGAAGAGAAGTGCGGGAATTTATAGAAAGAGACCTGGGAGAAGAGGGCATGAAACGAAGCGTGGTAGTTGTGGCTACCTCAGATAAGCCTGCCCTTATCCGTAACAAAGCTGCCAAGACGGCGACTGCCATAGCGGAATATTTCAGGGATCAGGGTAAAGATGTACTTCTTATGATGGATTCACTGACCCGTTTTTCAATGGCTCAGAGAGAAATAGGACTTGCTTCCGGAGAACCTCCTGTTACAAGAGGATATCCGCCAAGCATGTACAGCGAGATGCCCAAACTCTTAGAAAGAGCAGGCAACTCAGACAAAGGCTCTATAACAGGTCTTTATACCGTTCTTGTAGACGGTGATGATTTTAACGAGCCTATTACCGATACGGCAAGAAGTATTCTTGACGGGCACATAATGTTATCAAGAAAACTTGCCCATAAAAATCATTATCCTGCAATAGATGTATTGCAGAGTATTTCAAGATGTATGAGCCAGATTGTAGACAAACATCAGAAAGAACTTGCCGGCAGACTTAAAAACGTAATGGCTACATACACGGAGGCAGAAGATCTTATTAATATCGGAGCCTACAAGTCAGGTTCCAATAAAAACATCGACTATGCAATAAGCAAAATTGACAAAGTCAATGAATTTCTTATGCAGGCGACGGACGAGAAAATTACTTTTGAGGACGAAATCAGACGTCTTGAAGAAGTATTTGCATAA
- the codY gene encoding GTP-sensing pleiotropic transcriptional regulator CodY → MSSVQLLDKTRKINRLLHNNSSQKVVFNDICKVMSEILSSDVLVVSRKGKLLGIANCDGVEEIKELVQDKIGGFVDGMFNERMLNVLSTKENVNLETLGFAEGYTKKYHAIITPIDVAGERFGTLFIYKSDSQYEIDDIILCEYGATVVGLEMLRSSTEEQADLIRKEQVTKSAISTLTNTEIDAIKHVFSELKMGEEQIIVTSRIADQQGVTRSIIVNALKKLESAGVIDARSSGMKGTKIKVLNDMIFDELANYNLK, encoded by the coding sequence ATGAGCAGTGTTCAGTTGTTGGATAAGACACGTAAGATTAACAGGCTGTTGCATAACAACAGTTCGCAGAAAGTGGTTTTTAATGATATCTGCAAGGTTATGAGTGAGATATTAAGCTCGGATGTTCTGGTAGTAAGCAGGAAGGGCAAATTACTCGGAATTGCGAATTGTGATGGCGTTGAAGAGATTAAGGAACTGGTACAGGATAAGATTGGCGGGTTTGTGGACGGTATGTTCAATGAGAGAATGCTTAATGTATTATCCACTAAGGAGAATGTTAATCTTGAGACATTGGGTTTTGCAGAAGGATATACAAAGAAATATCATGCAATAATAACACCTATTGATGTTGCAGGAGAGAGGTTTGGAACATTATTTATATACAAATCTGACAGCCAGTACGAAATTGATGACATTATTTTATGCGAGTATGGTGCTACGGTAGTGGGGCTTGAGATGTTAAGGTCTTCTACAGAGGAACAGGCTGATTTAATCCGCAAGGAACAGGTTACGAAGTCGGCAATCAGTACCCTTACCAATACTGAGATAGATGCGATTAAGCATGTTTTTTCAGAACTTAAGATGGGTGAGGAACAGATAATTGTTACCAGCCGTATTGCAGACCAACAGGGAGTGACAAGATCGATAATCGTTAATGCACTTAAGAAATTGGAGAGTGCGGGCGTTATAGATGCCAGGTCGTCAGGGATGAAGGGTACCAAGATAAAGGTACTCAACGATATGATTTTCGATGAACTTGCCAATTACAATTTAAAGTGA
- a CDS encoding flagellar M-ring protein FliF — translation MKDRLKAIWEKIKNFWLKFNKKQRILFVTIFVVIIVVIIVLSKVIGKKDMVKLRACSNETEVVEIRNLLNDNNISATVDEYNNIFVDDSDYVEAKLVLGSNNISSAGYTLDDAVSSSLSTTETVMKEKYTAYLESKFKQDLESMDAIKSARVNISYPETGNSIFSETQDAKITAVLDLKKELSDEQAEAIGLLLATNVGNDNTNSVIIVDSQSNVLYSGNKANSSFTSNSTQKVKAMLENAIIKGAEDLIYSTRLYNDVQIMINLDVNFDNVEVVDHKYIAPDGTDNGLPTHSYVINSEGQLATAGGNPGTESNDSDTDYDIINSDGKSSKYTLSKYDWVQNEVITTTSKTPGEVNLKNSSMAIVCIKNTILTEEEAEEQGLLDDMTWEEYKQANSEPVETTVQDNILNAVATGSGIAAGNVSIIAYNTMTFFDKEVTSSSNPWFVIQIILAVLIAGVLIFIIIRSTRPVAVEETEPELSVEDMLATTKQQQPPVEEIDLQDKSETRKAIEKFVDENPEAVALLLRNWLNEGWN, via the coding sequence ATGAAAGACAGATTGAAAGCCATTTGGGAGAAAATTAAGAATTTCTGGCTTAAATTTAATAAAAAACAGAGAATACTTTTTGTAACCATTTTTGTTGTGATTATTGTTGTAATTATCGTTCTTTCCAAGGTAATCGGCAAGAAAGATATGGTTAAATTAAGAGCCTGCAGCAATGAGACTGAGGTAGTGGAGATAAGGAATCTCCTTAATGACAATAATATTTCTGCAACAGTTGATGAGTATAATAATATATTTGTTGACGATTCTGATTATGTTGAAGCGAAGCTTGTATTAGGATCCAATAATATATCATCCGCAGGATATACGCTTGATGATGCTGTATCATCAAGTCTTTCCACAACAGAGACTGTTATGAAGGAAAAATATACCGCATATCTTGAGTCCAAGTTCAAGCAGGATCTTGAATCAATGGATGCAATTAAGAGCGCGAGGGTTAATATCTCATATCCTGAGACAGGCAACAGTATTTTCTCAGAGACACAGGATGCAAAGATTACTGCGGTTCTCGACCTTAAAAAAGAACTTTCTGATGAACAGGCAGAGGCAATAGGCCTTTTGCTTGCCACCAACGTAGGTAATGATAATACCAACAGTGTTATTATTGTGGACAGCCAGAGTAATGTACTTTATTCAGGTAATAAGGCTAATTCCTCATTTACTTCCAATTCTACACAGAAAGTTAAGGCAATGCTTGAGAATGCTATTATCAAGGGCGCCGAGGATCTTATTTACAGTACAAGACTTTATAATGATGTTCAGATAATGATTAATCTTGACGTTAATTTTGATAATGTTGAGGTTGTTGACCATAAATATATTGCACCGGACGGAACGGATAACGGTCTGCCAACCCATTCCTATGTAATTAATTCGGAGGGACAGCTTGCTACGGCAGGGGGCAATCCGGGAACAGAATCCAATGATTCAGATACGGATTATGACATTATTAATTCAGACGGAAAGTCATCTAAATATACTTTAAGCAAGTATGACTGGGTACAGAATGAAGTAATTACCACTACATCTAAGACACCGGGTGAAGTTAATCTTAAAAATTCAAGCATGGCAATTGTCTGCATCAAGAATACCATTCTTACGGAAGAAGAAGCGGAAGAACAGGGATTGCTTGACGATATGACATGGGAAGAATACAAGCAGGCCAACAGTGAACCGGTTGAGACAACCGTTCAGGACAATATCCTTAATGCAGTTGCCACAGGCTCTGGTATAGCAGCAGGCAATGTATCAATTATTGCATACAATACCATGACATTTTTTGATAAAGAAGTTACGTCTTCATCTAATCCATGGTTTGTTATCCAGATTATTCTTGCGGTTCTTATCGCAGGTGTACTTATATTTATCATAATAAGAAGCACAAGACCGGTAGCCGTTGAAGAGACAGAACCTGAACTTAGTGTTGAAGATATGCTTGCTACAACTAAACAACAGCAGCCTCCTGTTGAGGAAATCGACCTGCAGGATAAATCAGAGACCAGAAAAGCTATCGAAAAATTCGTTGACGAGAATCCGGAAGCAGTTGCCCTGCTTTTAAGAAACTGGCTTAATGAAGGCTGGAATTAA
- the flgC gene encoding flagellar basal body rod protein FlgC, with product MAIFSGMNIAASGMTAQRLRTDIISGNIANANTTRTAEGGPYTRRNVLLTQKTSLNFGDVFNETLQGAGNGVKVVAITKDTETDYNLVYDPSHPDADENGYVKYPNVNIVNEMTDLIDATRSYEANATAFDASKSMASKGLELMN from the coding sequence ATGGCTATTTTTAGCGGAATGAATATAGCTGCCTCAGGGATGACGGCACAGAGATTAAGAACGGATATTATTTCAGGGAATATTGCCAATGCCAATACTACAAGGACGGCAGAGGGCGGACCATATACCAGAAGAAATGTTTTGCTTACCCAGAAGACTTCACTTAACTTTGGAGATGTATTTAACGAGACCTTGCAGGGGGCAGGCAACGGTGTTAAAGTTGTAGCTATCACCAAGGATACGGAGACAGACTATAATCTTGTATACGATCCATCACATCCTGATGCAGACGAGAATGGGTATGTTAAGTATCCTAATGTGAATATTGTCAATGAGATGACAGATCTTATAGATGCGACACGTTCATACGAAGCTAATGCAACAGCTTTTGATGCCAGCAAATCAATGGCATCAAAGGGACTTGAATTAATGAATTAA
- a CDS encoding MotE family protein: MPKYEDEGIVEDNDDLETEEGGKKKGKGTTAIIAAFIVVIWIAIFALLVKLDVGGFGSSVLYPVLKDVPVLNKILPNVSDNSLSSNSGDTYSTLQEAIDRINELENSIAVYKKNSDENAQTISNLTAEVERLKTYEANQTAFETLKKRFDNEVVYTDNAPDINEYKNWYEQMDADNAAEIYRQVLEQLQMDEVIQNLADYYASMDPANAAAVFEEMTGDLEKVAKILSCMKKDKAGDILAAMNSTLAAKLTLLIYPKEN; this comes from the coding sequence ATGCCAAAGTACGAAGATGAAGGAATTGTTGAAGATAATGATGACCTTGAAACAGAAGAAGGCGGAAAGAAAAAGGGCAAAGGAACTACAGCCATAATAGCCGCTTTTATCGTAGTTATCTGGATTGCGATTTTTGCACTTCTTGTAAAACTTGATGTAGGTGGATTCGGAAGTTCTGTTTTATATCCTGTATTAAAGGATGTACCGGTGCTTAACAAAATTCTTCCTAACGTATCTGACAACAGCTTAAGTTCCAACAGCGGTGATACATATTCTACATTACAGGAAGCGATAGACAGGATTAACGAGCTTGAAAACTCAATTGCCGTATATAAAAAGAACAGTGACGAAAATGCACAGACCATATCGAACCTTACGGCAGAAGTTGAAAGACTTAAGACCTACGAGGCTAATCAGACCGCTTTTGAAACTTTGAAAAAAAGATTTGATAATGAGGTTGTTTATACGGATAATGCACCCGATATAAATGAATATAAGAATTGGTATGAACAGATGGATGCCGATAATGCGGCAGAGATATACAGACAGGTATTGGAGCAGCTCCAGATGGATGAGGTTATACAGAATCTTGCAGATTATTACGCTTCAATGGATCCTGCCAATGCCGCGGCAGTATTTGAGGAAATGACCGGTGACCTTGAGAAGGTTGCGAAGATTCTTTCCTGCATGAAAAAAGATAAGGCGGGTGATATACTTGCAGCCATGAACTCTACATTGGCAGCAAAGCTCACACTTCTTATATATCCAAAAGAAAATTAG